One Anaerolineae bacterium genomic window, GAGCGCTTTCAGAAACTGTTGGCGCAGGCCCTGCGCCCTCGCCGGCCGCGCCTGCCGACCCAACCGCATCCGGCGGCGCGCGAGCGCCGGCTGACGGCCAAGCGCCGGCGCTCCGAGATCAAGCGCCTGCGCCGTTCGCCCCCGGACGAGCTGTAAGCCACGGCGGGCCAAGATAGCCAAGAGGGAGCAAAATGTCCAAGCAACAGCGTGTAGTGGTCGCCGCCGCCCTAGGAGAGTGTGTGCACGTGGCCGGCGTCATCAATTTCCTGCGCCTGGCGGAGCAGGCCGGCTGGAAGACAGTATTCCTGGGGCCGGCCGTGCCCATCGCGGAGGTCCTGCAGGCGGCGCGCGCTCACCAGGCGGATATGGTGGGCGTGTCATACCGGCTGACGCCGGAAACCGGCGAACGTCTGCTGGCGGAATTCGCCGAGGAGGGAGCCGACTTACATGCCGCCGGCGTGCGCTTCGTCTTCGGGGGCACCCCACCGGTGGCGGAACGGGCCAGAGCGCTCAGCGGCTTCTTCGACGCCATCTTCGACGGCTCGCAGACCACGGAGGAGGTGTTGGCATACCTGCGGGGCGCCCCCTTGGAAAGCCGGCAGGAATCCGACTATCCCCAGACCGTGGTGGAGCGCATCCGCTGGAAGGCGCCTTTCCCCATTTTGCGCCACCACTTCGGCCTGCCGACGGTGGAGGACACTATCGCCGGCGTGGCATATATCGCCGACTCGCGCCTGCTGGACGTGATCTCGCTGGGCCTGGACCAGGACGCCCAGGAGAATTTCTTCCATCCGGAGCGGCAGGACCCGCGCCGGCGAGGGGCCGGCGGGGTCCCCGTGCGCACGCCGGCGGACCTGGAGGCGATTTACGCCGCTTCTCGCCGCGGCAACTTCCCGCTCCTACGCGCCTATTCGGGCACCGACGACTTCATCCTTATGGCAGAGCTACTGGTGCACACCATTCGCAATGCCTGGTGTGCGATCCCCCTCTTCTGGTTCAACCGCATGGATGGGCGCGGGCCATGGGACTTGGAAGGCTCCATCCGCGAACATCAACGCGTCATGGCCTGGTACGCCGAACGGAACATCCCGGTGGAGCTGAACGAGCCGCATCATTGGGGCATGCGCGACGCCTCGGACGTGACCTTCGTGGTCAGCGCCTACCTGTCCGCTTATAACGCGAAGGCCTTTGGCGTGCGCGAGTACATCGCCCAAATGATGTTCAACAGCCCACCGGGGCTGTCCGACGCCATGGACCTGGCGAAAATGCTGGCCTGTCTGGAAATAGTCCAACCGCTGGAAGATGCCAATTTCCGTGTCTGGCGCCAGACGCGCATTGGCCTCCTCTCTCATCCCTTGGATGAGGAAGCAGCACGCGGACACCTGGCGGCGGCCACCTACCTGCAGATGGCCTTACATCCCCATATCGTGCACATTGTCGGACATACCGAGGCGCATCATGCCGCCACTGCGGAGGACGTTGTAGTGGCTTGCCGGGTGGCGCGACGAGCCATTGAGAATGCCCTGCGGGGCGCGCCGGATATGACCCGCGATCCCCGGGTGCAGGAGCGCAAGGAAGAGCTGATCGCGGAGGCACAGGTGACGCTGGAGGCCATCCGGGAGCTCGCCGGCCCGGGCGTCGAAGACCCCCTGCTTGACCCGGCCACCCTGGCACGGGCCGTCACCACAGGCATCTTGGACGCCCCGCATCTGAAGAACAACCCCTATGCGCGCGGCATCGCCGTCACGCGCATTGACGAACGCGGGGCCTGTGTGGCCGTGGACCCGGCCAGCGGCCGGCCCATCGCCGAGAAGGAACGCATCCAACGATTGATGCGGGAGAGATAAACCCAAAGAGGAGGGACAGACAATGGCGTTCAGCGCAAGCCGCTACCTGGTGATCGGCGCCGGCCACGGCGGCAAGGCGATGGCCGCGCATCTGGCGTTGATGGGATGCGAGGTCACGCTGTACAACCGCACCCCGGAGAATGTCGCCGGCATCGCCGCACGGGGCGGCATCGACCTGGAAAGCTATCCCAATGGGCCGCGCGGTTTCGGCAAGCTCCAGTTGGTGACCTCAGACCTGTCCCAAGCGCTGGCGCGCGCCGAGGTCATCATGGTGGTGACCCCGTCCTCGGCCCATCGGGAGCTGGCCGAACACATGGCACCCTATTTGCGGGATGGACAGATCATCATCCTGAATCCCGGCCGCACCTGCGGCGCCATCGAAGTAGCGAAGGTGCTGCGCGATGTCGGCTGTCAGGCGAAGGTGAAGATCGCCGAGGCCGGCACCTTCGTGTACGCCAGCCGCAGTGATGGGCCGGCGCAGGCCCGCATCTTCCGCATCAAGGACGCGGTGCCGCTGGCGGCACTGCCGGCGAAGGATACCCCGGAAGTGCTGGAGGCCGTGCGGGAGGCCTATCCGCAGTTCATTGACGGAGGGAATGTGCTCCAGACCAGCCTGGACAACATGGGAGCCATCTTCCATCCGGCATTGGTCATCCTGAACGCCGGCTGGATCGAATCTACCCGCGGCGAGTTCCAGTTCTACATTGACGGTGTCACCCCCTCCGTGGCCCGTGTACTGGAAGTGCTCGACAGGGAGCGGGTGACGGTGGCGGCGTCCTTGGGGATCCGCGCCCAGACCGCCCTGGAATGGCTCAAACGCGCCTATGACGCCACGGGCCCGACCCTGTACGAGGCGATCCAGAACCAGGAGGGCTATTACGGCATTATGGCGCCCAAGACCCTCCAGCACCGCTATATCTTCGAGGATATCCCCATGAGCGTGGTGCCCATCGCCGCGCTGGGTGCGCAGTACGGTGTGGCAGTGCGGGCCATGGAGGCCATCATTCGTCTGGCCTGCATCATTCATCAGACGGATTACTGGCGGCGCGGCCGGACGCCCGACAAGTTGGGCATCGCGCATCTCTCCGTGGCGGAGTTAACCCGCTACGTCATGGAAGGGGTGCTGGAGCACTGAAGCGCGGGTGCGGCCGGCGACCAAAACGGCAGTTCGTCCCGGGACCGCGGCCCTATTTGTGAGCGCTCGTCAGTTGTGCTACAATTTTGCCGGCCTGCCCGACAATGGCACGGCCGGCATCCCAATCTCACTGGGCAAAAGGAGGTGCCTCTGGAATCGTCAGCATTAGCCCGACGCATTGTGGACTTGCTGGTGGAAAAGAAGGCAACGGATACCCTGTTGTTGGACATTCGCGAGATTTCCCTCCTGGCCGACTACTTTGTCATCACGACCGGCGAGGTCGATCGGCAGATCGAGGCCATGGTGGAGGAACTTTCGGAAACCCTGAAGCACGAGGGGCGGGTCATCCCCCTCCGCGTGGAAGGGGAGGCCTCCTCCGGCTGGGTGCTGATGGACTACGGCTCGGTCGTGGTGCACCTTTTCTCGCCGGCGATGCGCGACTACTACCGCCTGGAAGACCTGTGGAAGAATGCCAGGGTGCTGGTGCGCATCCAATAGCGCCGGCGCCTCCCCATCGCCCCTGGTCCGGCTGACGCCGGCCGGCGTCCGACACGCATCCGGGTGGGGAGAGGAAGCATGAGGGTGATATATGCGGTAGGGGCGCGGCTGGCCGGCGGCGGCATCGGCAGCACCGCCTACCATGCCGCCGCCGGCATCTGGCATGCCGGCGCACTGGCCCGCCTGCTGGTCAGTTCCTCCCGTCCGACCCCCATCCCATCCTCCCTGATCCGCTCCATGGGATGGGCCGGCCGCGCCCTGAAGCGCGCCGCCCTATGGGACGCCTCTGGGCGCATCTATGCCCTGGGGGATGCCCTGTTCGACCTGTGGGCAAGCCGGCAGATCATGCCCTGCGATATCTTTCACGGCTGGAGCAGTATGTGCCGGCGCTCCCTCTCCCGCGCACGTGCCCTGGGAGCGATCACGGTCGTGGAACGTGCCTCCTCGCACTCGCTGGAACAGGATGCCATCCTGCGCCGGCTGGAAGAACGCTACGGCCCATGCCAGCGGCCCTCCCCATGGCATATCCAGCGGGCACTGGAGGAGTTCGAGCTGGCCGATTACGTGGCGGTGCCATCGGAATTCGCCCGGCAGAGCTTCATCCAGCGCGGCTTCCCTGTCCACAAGCTGTTGCTCCTCCCCTACGGTGTGGATACGGCGCGCTTCCGGCCGGCGAAGGATGAACGTCCCTCCGATCATCCCTTTCGCGCCTTGTTCGTGGGGCAGGTCACGGCGCGCAAGGGGGTGCTGGAACTGCTGGAGGCCTGGCGCCGGCTGAACTGGCGGGACGCCGAGCTGTGGCTCGTCGGCCGGCCGGACGCCCCTACCCAACGTCTCCTGCGCCCATATGCCGGCCTGCCCGGACTGCGTTGGGCCGGCTTTGTGCCCGATCCTGTGACGATGTACCAGCGCGCCGACGTCTTCGTCTTCCCCTCCCATGAAGAGGGTAGTGCCCTGGTAACCTATGAGGCCATGGCCTGCGGCCTGCCCATGATCACCACGTTTCAGGCCGGCTCCGTGGCGCGCCATGAGCAGGAGGCCCTCATCATTCCCGCCGGCGATGTGCCGGCGCTGATGGAAGCACTGGTGCGCCTGCGGGAGGATGGAAGCCTGCGCCGGCGCCTGGGACAGGCGGCGCGCCGGCACGTGGAGGACTATACCTGGGAGGCGTACGGCCGGCGGCTGGTGCAGGCCTACGCCGGCATTCTGGGACAGGAGCCATGAGCCTCGGACAGCGCGCGGTGCGGGGGACGGCCATCGTCCTGGCCAGCTCGTACACCAACATGGCGGTGGGCTTTCTGACCACGGTCCTGCTGACGCGCCTGCTCTCCCCCGACGACTTTGGGCTTATGGCACTGGCCACCTTCTTCTTTTCCTTGCTCGACCTGCGCAACAAGATGGGATTGGACTTCGCCTTTGTGCACCGCCAGCCGACCACCGATGAGCTGGTGGCCACCCACCTGGGACTGCAGTGCGCTCTCTCCCTGGGCACGATGGTCCTGGTGCTGGCGGCCTCCCCCCTGCTGGTTACGGCCGGCTACTCTCCCCGGCTCCCCTGGATCATGGCCGCGCTGGCCGGCATCGGCCTGATCGAGGCCGCCGGCACCACCCCGCGCCTAGTGCTGGAAAAGGAGCTGGCCTTTGCCCGCTCCACTGTGGTCATCACGGGTTCCCTCATCGCCGCCAACGCGCTGGCGGTCTTCCTGGCCTGGCGGGGCGCCGGCCTGGTCAGCCTGCTGGTGCAGTCGGGGGCCAACATCCTCTTCTCCACCCTGGGCCTGTGGTACATGAGCCGGCTCCGCCTGCGGCGCGCTTTTCGCCGGCAACTGGCCGGCTGGATGCTGCGCTTTGGGTTGGCTGTGGCGGTCGGTTCGGTTGCGGCGGTGGTGCTCCTGCAGTATGATTATTTCCTGGTCGGCACCTTCGTGGGCGCCACAGCGCTGGGATATTACGAGCGGGCGTACAAGATCGCCGTGTGGCCCACGGGGTTGGTCACCCATGTGGTCTCGCGCACGGCGTTCCCGACCTATGCCAAGGTGCAGGATGATCGCGGCCGGCTTTCCCAGGCCTTCAACATGACCCTGTGGCTCATCACCATGGTGGCCCTGCCCATCGCCATGGCCATGTTCGTGACCGCGCCCGACTTCGTGCGGGTGCTGTTCGGGGAGCGTTGGCTCCCCAGCGCCCAGTTGCTCCGCCTGCTGGTGGCCGTGGCCATGCTGCGGCCCCTGCTGGACGACACCGGCGCGCTCTTCAACGCTGTGGGTCAGCCGCGCCGCATCAGCACCGTGCTGGTCGTGCAGGCGGTGACGCTGGTGCTCCTGGGCACGCCCATGACCTGGCGCTGGGGGGTGATGGGCACGGCGGTGGCGGTGGGCATCGCCTTCCTCGCCGGCATCATCCTCGATTACTGGTACGTCCGCCAGGTGGTGGACCTCTCCCTGACGCAGTCCTTTGGCGTGCCGGCATTGGGCCTGGCCGCCGGCCTGTTCGTCTGGTGGGGCGGCCGGCACTTCCTGGACACCGCCGGCTGGCTCCCTCTGGCGCGGCTTATCGTCGAGGGAGGAATGAGCCTGGCGGCGTTTTACGCCGTGGCGGGTATGTTCCAACGAGCGCTGATTCGCGAGCGGCTTCGGCTGGTCTGGTCACTGTTATGGGGGCGGACGGCAAGAGGGTTATGAGCCAGGAATGGCCGTTTGTCTCGGTGGTCGTGCCCACATACAATCGGGCGAGCGTCCTGCGGCGCTGTCTGGAAGCCTTGACGGCCCAGGAGTACCCCGGCCGGCTGGAAATCATCGTGGTGGATGACGGCTCGACCGACGGGACGCCCCGGGTCGTGGGGGAATTTGCCTCCCGCGGCGTGCGCTACCTGCGCCAGGCCAATCGGGGGCCGGCGGCGGCGCGCAACCGCGGCATCTCCGCCGCCGGCGGGGAGATCATCGCCTTCACCGATGACGACTGCCTGCCGCCCCCCGATTGGGTCAGCCGGCTGGTGCAGGGGTACCTGGAACATCCGGAGGTCGCCGGCGTCGGCGGGTACCTGGCGCCGCCGGCAGAAATGCGCGACAATCCCATCGCCCAATATGAGCGCAGCCTGGGCCGGGAGGTGTACGGCGCCGGCGAAGAGGAGGTCGTCGCCGGCTTTGACTGCCCGGCCGGCGGCACGGCCAACATGTCCTACCGCCGGCAGGTGCTGGAAGAGGTCGGCGGCTTCGACGAGAGTTTCCCGTACGCCGCCGGCGAGGACGCCGACCTGAAATGGCGCATCTGTCAGCGGGGAGCACAGCTCCTGTACGTGCCGGTGCCCGTCACTCACTTACAGCCGTACAGTTGGGAGGCCTTTCACCGCCAGCAGTACACGCGGGGGCGCGGGGCAGTGCATTTCGAGTGGAAGCGGCAGGGGCATCCTCCCGGCTACGGCCGGCTCCTGCTCCGCCTGGTCAAACGCCTGCTCCAGACGGTGCCGGACCTGCTCTCGCCGGCCCATCGCCGGCTCGCCCACGTGCGCTTCCTGGCGCGCTGGTACGATCTGTTGGGACAATGGGCAGAGGTGCGCCGTCTGCGGCGGAGAGGCATCCGATGAGTGTGTGTGGGCCGTTTCCGCTGGTCTGTGTCATCGTGCTGAACTACAACGGCCGCCGGCATCTGGAATACTGCCTGCCGTCCCTGCTGGCCACCGATTACCCATCTATGCGCCTCCTGCTGGTGGACAATGCCTCGCAGGACGGTTCGGCGGCCTGGGTGCGGGAGCGCTTCCCGGAGGTGGAGATCATCGAAAGCCCGGTCAACCGCGGCTGGGCCGGCGGGAATAACCTGGGCATTGCCCGCGCCCAGGAGCTTGGCGCCGGCTACATCGCCCTGGCGAACAATGACATCCGGGTGCACCCGGCCTGGCTTCGCGCCGCGGTGCAGGCGGCGGAGACAGACCGGCGCATCGGCATCGTGGGCTTTCAGATATTTGACGCCCAGGGGAGCGGGGAGACCGCGGCGTTCGAGCAAGCCGTGCGGGGGTGGCAGGGGCCGAGCTGGGGGCCGGTGGAGGTGGTGGACGGCATGGCGATGTTAGTGCGGGCCTCGCTGTTCGACGCCTTGGGCCCCATTGACGAGGGCTTTTTCGCCTATGCCGAGGATAATGACCTGGTCATCCGGGCGCGGCGCGCCGGCTACCGCATCATCCGGGTGAACGTACCGGTGTGGCATTACGGCGGGGGCACCTTTGGCGAGCGGCTGTTGTGGGCGGCACGCCTGCAGATCCGCAACAACCTGCGGCTGGCGCTCAAGCATGAGCCGCCGGCCGGCGTGCTCTATCAACTGGCCCGGCATTTCGCCAAGGGATGTCTCCCTTTCGTGCGGGTGAACCCGCATGATTTCGCGGCGCGGCGCCTGCGGCCCTCGCATCCCATCACCAACTTCGGCATCTGGCTGTACGCGGTCGGATGGAACATCTGGCATTTGCCGGCCACCCTGCGCCAGCGCCGGCTGGACCACCAGCGCATTGCGGCCGCGCGCCGGCAGTGGGATGAGAGCTAATGCGCGTGTTGTTCATCGCCCGCTATCTCCAACGCGAACACCACCGCAAGGTCGAGGCCCTGGCGGCACAGCCCGGCCTGGACATTTGGCATGTGGCGCCCTGCTGTTGGCGGGACGAACTGCGGCGCTACCGCCAGGAAGCCGGCCGGCCGGCGGGCTACACCCTGTGCCTGGCGCGCCCCTTCCCGACGTATGACATCCACCGCTACCTGTACTGGCCGCCCGATGTGTATGCGGCGCGGGTTCGCCCGGACATCATCCATCTCGAGGATGAGCCGGACAGCCTCATCGCCTGTCAGGTGGTGCTGGCGCGCCGGCGGTGGGCACCGCGCGCCCCGCTGGTGCTCTTCACCTGGCAGAACATTCGGCGCCGCCGGCGCTGGGCCGTGGAGAAGTTGGCCCGGTGGGTGCTCTCCCAGGTGGATTTCCTCATCGCCGGCAACTCCGAAGCGCTGGAGGTCGCGCGCGCCCAGGGATATGATGGGCCGGCGGCCGTACTGCCGCAGATGGGACTGGACCCGGGGGTATTTGCGCCCGGGGACGGTGGCCGCACGCGTCATGCGCTGGGACTGGCCGGCTTTGTGGCCGGCTTCGTGGGCCGGCTGACGCCGCAAAAGGGGGTGGATATCCTCCTGCATGCCCTGGCGCGCCTGCCGGACGCATCGGCGTTGATCGTGGGCAACGGCCCAACGCGTATGGAGCTGGAGGGGTTGGCGCGGGAATTGGGCATCGCCGAGCGAGTGCGCTTCGTGCCGGCGGTGCCGGTGGAGGAAGTGCCGGCCTACCTGCACGCCATGGATGTGTTGGTGCTCGCCTCCCGCACCACTCCCAATTGGAAGGAACAATTCGGCCACGTGCTCATCGAGGCCATGGCGTGTGAGGTGCCTGTCATCGGGAGCGATTCGGGCGCCATCCCGGAGGTCATCGGGCCGGCCGGCCTGATCTTCCCGGAGGGGGATGCGGCGGCACTGGCGCAGGCCCTGGAGCAACTGCGGACCGTGCCGGCCCTACGGGAGCGGTTGGGAAAGGCCGGCCGCCAGCGGGTGCTGGAACGCTACACCCATGCACACATCGCCCGTCAGACGGCGGAGATCTACCGCCGGGCGCTGGCCGGCGGGAGGCGAAAGAGATGAGCCGGCGCGTGCTCTTCGTGGACCACGCCGACTGGATGGGCGGCGCCGAGCAGAACCTGCTCCTGCTGATGGCCCATCTGGACCGCCGGCGCTTCGAGCCGGTGCTGGCCGCCGCGCCGGCCTCTCCACTGGCGCGGGCGGCGCGGGAGCTGGGGATCGAAGTGCAGGAAGTGCCGCTGGCGCGCCTGCGCGGCCGGCGCTTCCCCGATCTGCTCCCTGTCTGGTGGAAAGGGGTCGCCGCACTGCGCCATCTCCTGCGCCAGGGAAGATTCGACATCCTGCACTCCAACACCCAGCGGGCCTCCCTTTACGCCGCGCCGGCGGCCCACCTGGCCGGCGTGCCTTTGGTCTGGCACGTCCATGACATCCATGCCGGGGAATCGCTGTACTGCCGCGCGATGAGCCGATGCAGTACAGCCATCGTGGCCATTTCATCGGCGGTGGCGGCCCCCCTGCCGGCCGGCGCACGACGCAAACTCTTCCTCATCCCCAATGGGATCGATATGCAACGCTTCCGCCCTGACGAGCCGGCCCACCGGCGACTGCGCGCCGCCATGGGCGTGCCGGAGGAGGCCCTGCTCTTGGGCAACGCCGGCTGGCTCGCCCCCTGGAAACAGGTGGAGCTGTTCCTGGAGGTCGCCCGGCGGATCGCGCCCGCACTGCCGGAGGCGCACTGCTGGGTGATCGGGGACATCCCTGATGCCCGCTACGCCGGCTATCTGGCCGGCCTGCAGGAGCAGGCCCGACGCCATCTCGGGGACCGCTGTCGCTTCCTGGGCGCGCGGGAGGATATGCCGGCGGTGATGGCAGCGCTGGACATCCTGGTGCATACGGCGCGGGCAGAACCCTTCGGCCGGGTGCTGATGGAGGCCATGGCCGCCGGCGTGCCGGTGGTGGCCTTTGCGGACGGCGGCGTGCCCGACGTTGTGCGAGACGGAGAGACCGGCATCCTGATCCCGCCGGGCGATGTGGAACGTATGGTCCGGGCGGTACAGGAGCTGGGAGCGGATGCGGAGCGCCGGCGGCGCATGGGACAGGCCGGCCGGGCACATGTCACATCCCGTTTCTCCGCCGAGGCGGTGGCCCGCCAGATGGAGCAGGTCTATGAACGCGTGCTGGCCGGCCGGCGCTGATCCCCTGCATCCAGAGCCGCGGCGTCTGGACCGGGGCGGTATCCTGGTACTCGCCCTGGCGCTGGCCCTGTATCTGGTGACGGCCGCCCCCACCGTGCTGTGGGGAGATGACGCTGAACTTCAGCGCCGCGCCGTGCTCCTGCAGTGGGATGCCGGCCCACGAGATCATCCGCTCTACATC contains:
- a CDS encoding cobalamin B12-binding domain-containing protein, yielding MSKQQRVVVAAALGECVHVAGVINFLRLAEQAGWKTVFLGPAVPIAEVLQAARAHQADMVGVSYRLTPETGERLLAEFAEEGADLHAAGVRFVFGGTPPVAERARALSGFFDAIFDGSQTTEEVLAYLRGAPLESRQESDYPQTVVERIRWKAPFPILRHHFGLPTVEDTIAGVAYIADSRLLDVISLGLDQDAQENFFHPERQDPRRRGAGGVPVRTPADLEAIYAASRRGNFPLLRAYSGTDDFILMAELLVHTIRNAWCAIPLFWFNRMDGRGPWDLEGSIREHQRVMAWYAERNIPVELNEPHHWGMRDASDVTFVVSAYLSAYNAKAFGVREYIAQMMFNSPPGLSDAMDLAKMLACLEIVQPLEDANFRVWRQTRIGLLSHPLDEEAARGHLAAATYLQMALHPHIVHIVGHTEAHHAATAEDVVVACRVARRAIENALRGAPDMTRDPRVQERKEELIAEAQVTLEAIRELAGPGVEDPLLDPATLARAVTTGILDAPHLKNNPYARGIAVTRIDERGACVAVDPASGRPIAEKERIQRLMRER
- a CDS encoding glycosyltransferase family 4 protein; the protein is MRVLFIARYLQREHHRKVEALAAQPGLDIWHVAPCCWRDELRRYRQEAGRPAGYTLCLARPFPTYDIHRYLYWPPDVYAARVRPDIIHLEDEPDSLIACQVVLARRRWAPRAPLVLFTWQNIRRRRRWAVEKLARWVLSQVDFLIAGNSEALEVARAQGYDGPAAVLPQMGLDPGVFAPGDGGRTRHALGLAGFVAGFVGRLTPQKGVDILLHALARLPDASALIVGNGPTRMELEGLARELGIAERVRFVPAVPVEEVPAYLHAMDVLVLASRTTPNWKEQFGHVLIEAMACEVPVIGSDSGAIPEVIGPAGLIFPEGDAAALAQALEQLRTVPALRERLGKAGRQRVLERYTHAHIARQTAEIYRRALAGGRRKR
- a CDS encoding glycosyltransferase, whose amino-acid sequence is MSQEWPFVSVVVPTYNRASVLRRCLEALTAQEYPGRLEIIVVDDGSTDGTPRVVGEFASRGVRYLRQANRGPAAARNRGISAAGGEIIAFTDDDCLPPPDWVSRLVQGYLEHPEVAGVGGYLAPPAEMRDNPIAQYERSLGREVYGAGEEEVVAGFDCPAGGTANMSYRRQVLEEVGGFDESFPYAAGEDADLKWRICQRGAQLLYVPVPVTHLQPYSWEAFHRQQYTRGRGAVHFEWKRQGHPPGYGRLLLRLVKRLLQTVPDLLSPAHRRLAHVRFLARWYDLLGQWAEVRRLRRRGIR
- the rsfS gene encoding ribosome silencing factor: MESSALARRIVDLLVEKKATDTLLLDIREISLLADYFVITTGEVDRQIEAMVEELSETLKHEGRVIPLRVEGEASSGWVLMDYGSVVVHLFSPAMRDYYRLEDLWKNARVLVRIQ
- a CDS encoding oligosaccharide flippase family protein, which codes for MSLGQRAVRGTAIVLASSYTNMAVGFLTTVLLTRLLSPDDFGLMALATFFFSLLDLRNKMGLDFAFVHRQPTTDELVATHLGLQCALSLGTMVLVLAASPLLVTAGYSPRLPWIMAALAGIGLIEAAGTTPRLVLEKELAFARSTVVITGSLIAANALAVFLAWRGAGLVSLLVQSGANILFSTLGLWYMSRLRLRRAFRRQLAGWMLRFGLAVAVGSVAAVVLLQYDYFLVGTFVGATALGYYERAYKIAVWPTGLVTHVVSRTAFPTYAKVQDDRGRLSQAFNMTLWLITMVALPIAMAMFVTAPDFVRVLFGERWLPSAQLLRLLVAVAMLRPLLDDTGALFNAVGQPRRISTVLVVQAVTLVLLGTPMTWRWGVMGTAVAVGIAFLAGIILDYWYVRQVVDLSLTQSFGVPALGLAAGLFVWWGGRHFLDTAGWLPLARLIVEGGMSLAAFYAVAGMFQRALIRERLRLVWSLLWGRTARGL
- a CDS encoding glycosyltransferase family 4 protein — protein: MRVIYAVGARLAGGGIGSTAYHAAAGIWHAGALARLLVSSSRPTPIPSSLIRSMGWAGRALKRAALWDASGRIYALGDALFDLWASRQIMPCDIFHGWSSMCRRSLSRARALGAITVVERASSHSLEQDAILRRLEERYGPCQRPSPWHIQRALEEFELADYVAVPSEFARQSFIQRGFPVHKLLLLPYGVDTARFRPAKDERPSDHPFRALFVGQVTARKGVLELLEAWRRLNWRDAELWLVGRPDAPTQRLLRPYAGLPGLRWAGFVPDPVTMYQRADVFVFPSHEEGSALVTYEAMACGLPMITTFQAGSVARHEQEALIIPAGDVPALMEALVRLREDGSLRRRLGQAARRHVEDYTWEAYGRRLVQAYAGILGQEP
- a CDS encoding NAD/NADP octopine/nopaline dehydrogenase family protein: MAFSASRYLVIGAGHGGKAMAAHLALMGCEVTLYNRTPENVAGIAARGGIDLESYPNGPRGFGKLQLVTSDLSQALARAEVIMVVTPSSAHRELAEHMAPYLRDGQIIILNPGRTCGAIEVAKVLRDVGCQAKVKIAEAGTFVYASRSDGPAQARIFRIKDAVPLAALPAKDTPEVLEAVREAYPQFIDGGNVLQTSLDNMGAIFHPALVILNAGWIESTRGEFQFYIDGVTPSVARVLEVLDRERVTVAASLGIRAQTALEWLKRAYDATGPTLYEAIQNQEGYYGIMAPKTLQHRYIFEDIPMSVVPIAALGAQYGVAVRAMEAIIRLACIIHQTDYWRRGRTPDKLGIAHLSVAELTRYVMEGVLEH
- a CDS encoding glycosyltransferase family 2 protein, whose protein sequence is MSVCGPFPLVCVIVLNYNGRRHLEYCLPSLLATDYPSMRLLLVDNASQDGSAAWVRERFPEVEIIESPVNRGWAGGNNLGIARAQELGAGYIALANNDIRVHPAWLRAAVQAAETDRRIGIVGFQIFDAQGSGETAAFEQAVRGWQGPSWGPVEVVDGMAMLVRASLFDALGPIDEGFFAYAEDNDLVIRARRAGYRIIRVNVPVWHYGGGTFGERLLWAARLQIRNNLRLALKHEPPAGVLYQLARHFAKGCLPFVRVNPHDFAARRLRPSHPITNFGIWLYAVGWNIWHLPATLRQRRLDHQRIAAARRQWDES
- a CDS encoding aminoacyl-tRNA hydrolase — encoded protein: ERFQKLLAQALRPRRPRLPTQPHPAARERRLTAKRRRSEIKRLRRSPPDEL
- a CDS encoding glycosyltransferase family 4 protein, with translation MSRRVLFVDHADWMGGAEQNLLLLMAHLDRRRFEPVLAAAPASPLARAARELGIEVQEVPLARLRGRRFPDLLPVWWKGVAALRHLLRQGRFDILHSNTQRASLYAAPAAHLAGVPLVWHVHDIHAGESLYCRAMSRCSTAIVAISSAVAAPLPAGARRKLFLIPNGIDMQRFRPDEPAHRRLRAAMGVPEEALLLGNAGWLAPWKQVELFLEVARRIAPALPEAHCWVIGDIPDARYAGYLAGLQEQARRHLGDRCRFLGAREDMPAVMAALDILVHTARAEPFGRVLMEAMAAGVPVVAFADGGVPDVVRDGETGILIPPGDVERMVRAVQELGADAERRRRMGQAGRAHVTSRFSAEAVARQMEQVYERVLAGRR